The genomic region TTAGACATGAAATTCTTTTTTTACCAATGCTTTCTTTTAGGGGAATGGTGCAAAAATAATATTAATGTTTCAGGTTTTGCTTCTGTGGATATGACCGCTTTTAAAAAACATAAGTTCCCCATCCCGCCCCTAGAGATCCAACAAGAGATCGTTAAGATTTTGGACGCTTTCACAGAATTAAACACAGAATTAAACACAGAATTAAACGCGCGAAAAAAGCAATACCAGTATTACCAAAACATGCTTTTAGACTTTAACGATATTAACCAAAGCCATAAAGACGCTAAAGAAAGATTAGCGCAAAAACCCTACCCTAAACGCTTGAAAACCTTACTCCACACTCTAGCGCCTAAGGGGGTGGAGTTTAGGAAGTTGGGGGAGGTGTGTGAAATTTTAGATAATCGGCGTATCCCAATTGCGAAAAATAAAAGAAATCCGGGAATTTATCCTTATTATGGAGCAAATGGAATTCAAGATTATATTGATAGTTATATTTTTGATGGGGATTTTGTGCTAGTTGGTGAAGATGGGAGCGTTATCAATAAGGATAATACTCCTGTTGTGAATTGGGCAAGCGGAAAAATATGGGTGAATAATCATGCTCATGTGCTTCAAACAAAAAATGAATTAAAATTAAAGTTTTTATATTTTTATTTACAAACGATAGATGTTAGCTATTGTGTTGCTGGAACTCCGCCAAAAATAAACCAAGAAAATTTAAAAAAAATAACCATCCCCATCCCACCCCTAGAGATCCAACAAGAGATCGTTAAGATTTTGGATCAATTTTCACTTTTAACCACCGATTTATTAGCCGGTATCCCCGCTGAAATAAAAGCCCGAAAAAAACAATACGAATATTACCGAGAAAAATTACTGACCTTCAAACCCCTAACCCCAAATAAAGAAGTTGACAAGGAATAACATGAATTATGAGACGATCGCAGAAAGCAATGAAAGCACGGTAGTAGCGGAATTTCATAGCGATAGTGAGAGGAAAAGCGCTTATGGGAGCGAAGCAGAGCTAGAAAGGGCGTTTATCGCGCTTTTAGAAAAACAAGGCTATGAATTTAAAAAAATCCACAATGAAAAGGAATTAAAAGACAATTTAAAAGAGCAGTTAGAAAAGCTTAATGATCATTGTTTCACGCCTAAAGAATGGGACACTCTTTATTCTCAATTCATCGCTAATAAAAACGAAGATTATAAGGCTAAAACGAAAAAAATCCAAGAAGATCCGATTTTTAATTTAACCCTAGAGAATGGCCAAACCAAAAACGTTAAAATCATTGATAAGAAAAATATCCATAGAAACGCCTTGCAAGTGATCCACCAATACAGCAATGAAGGGGGGAAGTATCAAAACCGCTATGACGTGAGCATCCTTGTGAATGGCTTGCCTTTAGTGCATGTGGAATTGAAAAAAAGAGGCGTGGCGATCAGGGAGGCGTTTAATCAAATCAAGCGCTATAAAAGGGATAGTTTTAGCGCTGAAGACGGGCTTTTTGAATTCGTGCAGATTTTTGTCATCAGTAACGGCACGAGCTCTAAATACTATTCAAACACCACCAGAATAGCCCAACTGGAAAAAAACCATAAAGCCGATACTTTTGAATTCACGAATTATTGGGCGGACAGCAAGAATCATAATATTGAGGATTTAATGGATTTTGCCAAGTCGTTTTTTGCAAAGCGCAGCCTTTTGAATATTTTAACGCGCTATTGCGTTTTCACGAGCGAAGAGGTTTTATTGGTGATGCGGCCTTATCAAATCGTGGCGGCCGAAAGGATTTTAGAACAAATCAAAACCGCGCAAAATAGTAAAACGAAAAGCCAGAGCGGAGGCTATATCTGGCACACGACAGGGAGCGGTAAAACCTTAACGAGCTTTAAAAGCGCAACGTTGGCTAAAGAATTAGAACATGTTTCAAAGGTTTTGTTTGTGGTGGATAGGAAGGATTTGGACTATCAAACCATGAAAGAATACGATAAATTCCAAAAAGATTGCGCTAATTCCAACACAAGCACCAAGATTTTAAAACAACAGCTTGAAAACCCTAGCGCTAAAATCATTATCACCACGATCCAAAAATTAGACAAATTCGTTAAAGCCCACTCTAAAGGGCATGCGATTTTTAATGAAGAAGTGGTGGTAATTTTTGATGAATGCCACAGGAGTCAGTTAGGTTCCATGCATCAAACTATCACTAAAGCGTTTAAAAAATACCACCTTTTTGGCTTCACCGGCACGCCCATTTTTGCAAAGAATTGCGATAAAAACAACCCGTTAGGCACGACAGAGCAGAAGTTTGGGAAATGCCTCCACCAATACACCATTATTGATGCGATCAGGGATAAAAATGTTTTGCCCTTTAGGGTGGAATACCACAACACCATTAAAGCTAAAGAGGACATTAAAGATAATAAGGTTAGAGCGGTTGATGAAAAAAACGCCCTTTTAGATAGTAGGAGGATCAAAAAAATTACTAAATGCATTGTAGAGCGT from Helicobacter pylori harbors:
- a CDS encoding restriction endonuclease subunit S — its product is MHKIEHLLQTLAPNGVEFKTLEEVFEIKNGYTPSKNNPEFWKNGTIPWFRMEDLRENGRILKDSIQHITPKALKGKKLFPKNSIIISTTATIGEHALLIVDSLANQRFTFLSKKANCDLALDMKFFFYQCFLLGEWCKNNINVSGFASVDMTAFKKHKFPIPPLEIQQEIVKILDAFTELNTELNTELNARKKQYQYYQNMLLDFNDINQSHKDAKERLAQKPYPKRLKTLLHTLAPKGVEFRKLGEVCEILDNRRIPIAKNKRNPGIYPYYGANGIQDYIDSYIFDGDFVLVGEDGSVINKDNTPVVNWASGKIWVNNHAHVLQTKNELKLKFLYFYLQTIDVSYCVAGTPPKINQENLKKITIPIPPLEIQQEIVKILDQFSLLTTDLLAGIPAEIKARKKQYEYYREKLLTFKPLTPNKEVDKE
- a CDS encoding type I restriction endonuclease subunit R, whose product is MALLEKQGYEFKKIHNEKELKDNLKEQLEKLNDHCFTPKEWDTLYSQFIANKNEDYKAKTKKIQEDPIFNLTLENGQTKNVKIIDKKNIHRNALQVIHQYSNEGGKYQNRYDVSILVNGLPLVHVELKKRGVAIREAFNQIKRYKRDSFSAEDGLFEFVQIFVISNGTSSKYYSNTTRIAQLEKNHKADTFEFTNYWADSKNHNIEDLMDFAKSFFAKRSLLNILTRYCVFTSEEVLLVMRPYQIVAAERILEQIKTAQNSKTKSQSGGYIWHTTGSGKTLTSFKSATLAKELEHVSKVLFVVDRKDLDYQTMKEYDKFQKDCANSNTSTKILKQQLENPSAKIIITTIQKLDKFVKAHSKGHAIFNEEVVVIFDECHRSQLGSMHQTITKAFKKYHLFGFTGTPIFAKNCDKNNPLGTTEQKFGKCLHQYTIIDAIRDKNVLPFRVEYHNTIKAKEDIKDNKVRAVDEKNALLDSRRIKKITKCIVERFNQATKNKKFNSILACSSIEALKKYYQAFKEEKHDLKIAAIFSYSANEEIEALEDENNESASGLDESLRDFLESAIADYNGMFKTSFDTSDQKFQSYYKDLSQKMKDREIDLLMVANMFLTGFDATRLNTLWVDKNLKYHGLIQAFSRTNRILDSVKTHGNIVCFRDLEQDLNDALMLFGNKDAQSIALLRKYEDYLKGYADNHKEYEGYEGLIGRLLSEFPLKEPIISESQKKDFIKLFGKILKLENILNSFENFNKDDYINPRDFQDYQSKYLDFYDAMRSEKGRDKEEINDDLIFEIELIKQVEVNIDYILNLIEEFAKEDVLEIQGVKTKIEPILNSSIELRNKKDLIMDFIDKYNKDQEVHAYFQDYIHQKREEEFQNIIEENRLNEEKAYSFMQHAFSGGEINFSGTKFPEIIEEKPSRFDKNSRYQEVKEKVAASLSRFFHRFCDLTSAIFKKNGVKKNGVKKNGVKKNGVKKNGVNEK